The following coding sequences lie in one Megalodesulfovibrio gigas DSM 1382 = ATCC 19364 genomic window:
- the dnaB gene encoding replicative DNA helicase: MDVLPGDVRKHPPHNLEAEQSVLGGVLIKAVTLSSIAEVVSADDFYYPQHRFIYQACLELSGRNLPVDMVSVAEHLRREKKLDDAGGPTYLAELSESVIGAANAYYHATIIRDKSLQRQLIEAGSKIVSESFEPRPEINELLEFAEKTVFDISQRQVGSSITPANDLVRLVFDELTARFENKQAVTGVPTGYHKLNELTAGLQPTDLIIIAGRPAMGKTAFALNVCMRAAIQGGTSTVVFSLEMGKEQLMQRMLCAWGKVDLSKMRRGNINDEDWTKLHAAADHFSRANLFIDDTPALSVTELRGRCRRLKREKNLGLVVVDYLQLMRASRRIDSREQEISEISRSLKALAKELHLPVVALSQLNRKLEERGDKRPQLSDLRESGAIEQDADVIMFLYRDEVYNKREDNPKRGVAEVIIGKQRNGPLGVVELAYVGAYTAFEELEDRYSGYEPQGAAS, from the coding sequence ATGGACGTCCTTCCTGGCGATGTTCGCAAGCACCCCCCCCACAACCTCGAAGCCGAGCAATCGGTGCTGGGGGGGGTGCTCATCAAAGCTGTCACCCTCTCGTCCATTGCGGAAGTCGTTTCCGCAGACGATTTTTACTACCCCCAGCATCGCTTCATTTACCAGGCCTGCCTGGAACTTTCCGGCCGCAATCTGCCTGTGGACATGGTGTCCGTGGCCGAGCACCTGCGGCGGGAAAAAAAGCTGGACGACGCCGGCGGCCCCACCTATCTGGCCGAGCTCTCCGAAAGCGTCATCGGCGCGGCCAACGCCTACTATCACGCCACCATCATTCGGGACAAATCCCTGCAGCGCCAGCTCATCGAGGCTGGCAGCAAGATTGTGTCCGAGAGCTTCGAGCCGCGTCCAGAAATCAACGAACTGCTTGAATTTGCCGAAAAAACCGTCTTCGACATCTCCCAGCGTCAGGTGGGGTCATCCATCACCCCGGCCAACGATCTGGTGCGCCTGGTCTTCGACGAACTCACGGCCCGCTTTGAGAACAAACAGGCCGTCACCGGCGTGCCCACGGGCTACCACAAGCTCAACGAGCTCACCGCCGGGTTGCAGCCGACAGACCTGATCATCATCGCCGGCCGGCCAGCCATGGGCAAAACGGCGTTCGCACTCAATGTCTGCATGCGCGCAGCCATCCAGGGCGGCACGTCCACGGTGGTCTTTTCCCTGGAAATGGGCAAGGAACAGCTCATGCAGCGCATGCTCTGCGCCTGGGGCAAGGTGGATCTCTCCAAGATGCGGCGCGGCAACATCAACGACGAAGACTGGACCAAGCTGCACGCCGCGGCAGACCACTTCTCCCGGGCCAACCTGTTCATCGATGACACGCCGGCTTTGAGCGTCACCGAGCTGCGCGGCCGCTGCCGCCGGCTCAAGCGCGAAAAAAACCTCGGCCTGGTGGTGGTGGATTACCTGCAGCTCATGCGCGCCAGCCGCCGCATTGACAGCCGCGAGCAGGAAATTTCGGAAATCTCCCGCAGCCTGAAGGCCCTGGCCAAGGAGCTGCACCTGCCTGTGGTGGCCCTCTCCCAGCTCAACCGCAAACTGGAAGAACGCGGTGACAAACGCCCCCAGCTCTCGGACCTGCGCGAATCCGGCGCCATTGAGCAAGATGCGGACGTCATCATGTTCCTCTATCGCGACGAAGTGTACAACAAGCGCGAGGACAACCCCAAGCGGGGCGTGGCGGAAGTCATCATCGGCAAGCAGCGCAACGGCCCCCTGGGCGTGGTGGAGCTGGCCTATGTGGGCGCGTACACGGCCTTTGAAGAACTGGAAGACCGCTATTCGGGCTATGAGCCCCAGGGAGCCGCATCATGA
- a CDS encoding aminopeptidase, with translation MHTSALIPSPFSPDELESYANALLWGLSIARKKPFKKSDLVQVRYDLPALPLAEVLVERLHQDGLIPVPQARETAKMEFDAFTLANNKRLTTLVPGERELSEATAGSITLIAPESLTHLGKVDPANIAMAMAARKPLQSILSVREAAGDYGWTLGYFPTQALAQQAGISLEEYAREIARACLISRHEPVREWRRFETSIREIQTWLNSLPLAALRIQSARMDMLIPVGESRRWIALTGRNIPSFECYFSPDWRGVEGHFAATLPTYRNGVRVDGLELEFRYGQVTAVHAEAGLDFALEQLKMDAGASRVGEFALVDKRFSPIARFMANTLYDENFGGEHGSCHIALGQSYANSYTGLPEAFTQPVRERLGFNASALHWDLVNTEPKTVSATLKGGGKITLYENGQFVM, from the coding sequence ATGCACACCTCCGCCCTGATCCCCTCCCCCTTCTCCCCGGACGAACTGGAGAGCTATGCCAACGCCCTGTTGTGGGGCCTGTCCATCGCCCGGAAAAAACCGTTCAAGAAAAGCGATCTCGTGCAGGTACGCTACGACCTGCCGGCCCTGCCCCTGGCCGAGGTTCTGGTTGAACGTCTGCATCAGGACGGCCTCATCCCCGTGCCCCAGGCCCGCGAGACGGCCAAAATGGAGTTCGATGCCTTCACCCTGGCCAACAACAAGCGCCTGACCACCCTGGTGCCCGGCGAACGGGAACTCAGCGAGGCCACAGCCGGCTCCATCACCCTCATTGCCCCGGAATCCCTCACGCATCTGGGCAAGGTGGATCCCGCCAACATCGCCATGGCCATGGCCGCGCGCAAGCCGCTGCAATCCATCCTCAGCGTGCGCGAGGCCGCCGGCGACTACGGCTGGACCCTCGGCTACTTCCCCACCCAGGCCCTGGCCCAGCAGGCCGGCATCTCCCTGGAGGAATACGCCCGGGAAATCGCCCGCGCCTGCCTCATCTCCCGGCACGAACCGGTCAGGGAGTGGCGACGCTTCGAGACGAGCATCCGCGAAATCCAGACCTGGCTCAACAGTCTGCCCCTGGCCGCCCTGCGCATCCAGAGCGCCCGCATGGACATGCTCATCCCCGTGGGCGAGTCCCGCCGCTGGATCGCCCTCACCGGCCGCAACATCCCCAGCTTCGAGTGCTACTTCTCCCCGGACTGGCGCGGCGTGGAGGGCCACTTTGCCGCCACCCTGCCCACCTACCGCAACGGCGTGCGCGTGGATGGCCTGGAACTGGAATTCCGCTACGGGCAGGTGACTGCCGTGCATGCCGAAGCCGGCCTGGACTTTGCCCTGGAACAGCTCAAAATGGATGCCGGCGCCTCCCGTGTGGGCGAGTTCGCCCTGGTGGACAAGCGCTTCTCGCCCATTGCCCGCTTCATGGCCAACACCCTGTACGACGAGAACTTCGGCGGCGAACACGGCAGCTGCCACATCGCCCTGGGCCAAAGCTACGCCAACAGCTACACCGGCCTGCCCGAGGCCTTCACCCAGCCCGTGCGCGAGCGCCTGGGCTTCAACGCCTCGGCCCTGCATTGGGATCTCGTCAACACGGAGCCCAAAACCGTCTCCGCCACCCTCAAGGGCGGCGGCAAGATCACGCTGTACGAAAACGGCCAGTTCGTCATGTGA
- a CDS encoding 1,4-dihydroxy-6-naphthoate synthase translates to MPQFPALSLAISPCPNDTFIFHAWLHGQVPAAPAIGEVRFEDVETLNRMALAGEADIIKVSAAVIAEVEQEYVVLDAGAALGWGNGPVLTAREMLDPHRIEILALPGERTTAALLAWEYGIRPARHLIVRYDEVAPAVLEGRATAGVCIHEERFTLEQRGLARVLDFGVWWEEAFRLPLPLGVILGRRSLGEARLQAVEAAIRASVDQAWQAPAQCRDFVRLHAQSMEDAVLDAHIRTFVTDFSRSLQQQDGLGRRAVDTLTAIARRRTRGDAA, encoded by the coding sequence ATGCCTCAATTCCCCGCCCTGTCCCTGGCCATCTCCCCTTGTCCGAACGACACCTTCATTTTTCACGCCTGGCTGCACGGGCAGGTGCCGGCTGCGCCTGCCATCGGCGAGGTGCGGTTCGAGGATGTGGAGACGCTGAACCGCATGGCCCTGGCGGGCGAGGCGGATATCATCAAGGTCTCGGCTGCCGTGATCGCCGAGGTGGAGCAGGAATATGTCGTGCTGGATGCCGGCGCGGCCCTGGGCTGGGGCAACGGGCCGGTACTCACGGCCCGGGAGATGCTGGATCCGCACCGCATTGAGATTCTGGCCCTGCCCGGCGAGCGCACCACCGCGGCGCTGCTGGCCTGGGAATACGGCATCCGTCCTGCCCGCCATCTCATTGTCCGCTATGACGAGGTGGCCCCGGCCGTGCTGGAGGGCCGGGCCACGGCCGGGGTGTGCATCCATGAGGAGCGCTTCACGCTGGAGCAGCGCGGGCTGGCGAGGGTGCTGGATTTCGGCGTCTGGTGGGAGGAGGCCTTCCGCCTGCCCCTGCCGCTGGGGGTGATCCTGGGCCGGCGGTCGTTGGGTGAGGCCCGGCTGCAGGCCGTGGAGGCCGCCATCCGGGCCAGTGTGGACCAGGCCTGGCAGGCGCCGGCGCAGTGTCGCGACTTTGTCCGCCTGCATGCCCAGAGCATGGAGGATGCCGTGCTGGACGCGCACATCCGGACCTTTGTGACGGACTTCAGCCGTTCCCTGCAGCAACAGGACGGCCTGGGGCGCCGTGCTGTGGACACCCTGACGGCCATCGCCCGCCGGCGCACCCGCGGGGACGCGGCGTGA
- a CDS encoding TetR/AcrR family transcriptional regulator, producing the protein MSATETFAKIDPEKRARILEASLQEFAEHGYAQASINRVVQRCAIAKGSIFQYFSSKEGLFAYVFEAAVSHFADRLRQARDRSGNLPLEARLLSVLCDGLAFVADHPGAYGLLQKVLRGREIPMHAEMVRQLRALSARFITHMVEAAQARGEAAADIPVPDAAFFIETLAEGFLTDFYESRAAAGAREQAEARARVLARLMAHGLAGNPKE; encoded by the coding sequence ATGTCCGCAACAGAGACCTTCGCCAAAATCGACCCTGAGAAGCGCGCCCGCATTCTGGAAGCCAGCCTGCAGGAGTTCGCCGAGCACGGCTACGCCCAGGCCAGCATCAATCGCGTGGTGCAGCGGTGCGCCATCGCCAAGGGGTCGATCTTCCAATATTTTTCCTCGAAGGAAGGCCTCTTCGCCTATGTGTTCGAGGCCGCGGTGTCCCACTTTGCAGACCGGCTTCGCCAGGCCCGGGACCGCAGCGGCAATCTGCCCCTGGAGGCCCGGCTGCTTTCCGTGCTCTGCGACGGGCTGGCCTTTGTGGCCGACCACCCCGGCGCGTACGGCCTGCTGCAGAAGGTGTTGCGCGGCCGGGAGATTCCCATGCATGCGGAGATGGTCCGCCAGTTGCGCGCACTCTCGGCCCGGTTCATCACCCACATGGTGGAGGCGGCCCAGGCCCGGGGCGAGGCCGCGGCGGATATTCCCGTCCCCGATGCCGCATTCTTCATTGAGACATTGGCGGAAGGGTTTCTGACGGACTTTTACGAATCCCGCGCCGCAGCCGGAGCCCGCGAACAGGCCGAGGCCCGCGCCCGCGTCCTGGCCCGGCTCATGGCCCATGGGCTGGCCGGCAACCCCAAGGAATGA
- the mqnC gene encoding cyclic dehypoxanthinyl futalosine synthase — protein MFNETLYESLGLGSAYRKVLAGQRLDLDEGEALFTCPDLHAVTALAQHARIRRHGAAVHYVVNRQLNYTNVCVNRCRFCSFRREGDQAGSYVMTVEQALDRLRQSGLDEAVQSPTGAGEVHIVGGCHPELPLDYYLSLIQAVQTRWPSVVVKAFTAVEIAHLARTHGLTVPDLLQRLKDAGLAMLPGGGAEVFSPRVRAELCPEKADAETWLAVSRTAHELGIPTNATMLFGHVETFRERLEHLDRLRRLQDDTGGLRCFIPLPFLTKNNPLGERLGLKGPDAADILRTVALSRLMLDNVPHIKAYWVMLGVKLAQVALHCGADDLDGSVVEERIGHEAGAGSPQGMTVPEIEACIRAVGGTPVRRDALFRPLGAATADTASREPVPFHSPLEEPAAVLALTDPLTRAAAGERLDRATLLTLGCQASLQTLGRAAFLRRQALHPEGRATYVVDRNINTTNICECGCAFCAFHVKAGQPGGYVLTVDEVAAKIEELFALGGRQVLMQGGHNPVCDLAWYEALFRELMARFPDLHLHALSAPEIFAMAEREGLSVAQALARLKAAGLKSIPGAGAEILVDAVRQRVSPNKCSAAQWLAVMAEAHRQGLLSSATMMFGHVEQLEDRVDHLLAIRTQQDATGGFIAFIPWTFQPGGSQLSRDPAGPAVYLRTLALSRLALDNVANLQASWVTMGPQVGQLALFFGANDLGSTMLEENVVAAAGTAFSMQEQELRDLAAAAGYTPCRRDQAYRLLEHCA, from the coding sequence ATGTTCAACGAGACGCTGTATGAATCGCTTGGGCTGGGGTCTGCGTATCGCAAGGTGCTGGCCGGCCAGCGGCTGGATCTGGACGAGGGCGAGGCGCTCTTTACCTGTCCGGATCTCCATGCCGTCACGGCCCTGGCCCAGCATGCGCGCATCCGCCGGCATGGCGCGGCCGTGCATTATGTGGTCAACCGGCAACTGAATTACACCAACGTCTGCGTGAACCGCTGCCGCTTCTGCAGCTTCCGACGCGAGGGCGACCAGGCCGGCAGCTATGTGATGACCGTGGAACAGGCCCTGGACCGACTCCGGCAGTCCGGCCTGGACGAAGCCGTGCAGAGCCCCACGGGCGCGGGCGAGGTGCACATCGTGGGCGGCTGCCATCCCGAACTGCCCCTGGACTACTATCTGTCTCTCATCCAGGCCGTGCAGACCCGCTGGCCCAGCGTGGTGGTGAAGGCCTTCACTGCCGTGGAGATCGCCCATCTGGCCAGGACCCATGGCCTGACCGTGCCCGACCTGCTGCAGCGACTCAAGGATGCAGGCCTGGCCATGCTGCCCGGCGGCGGGGCCGAGGTGTTCAGCCCTCGCGTGCGGGCCGAACTGTGCCCGGAAAAGGCGGATGCCGAAACCTGGCTGGCCGTGAGCCGTACGGCCCACGAGCTGGGCATCCCCACCAACGCCACCATGCTTTTTGGCCATGTGGAAACCTTCCGCGAACGCCTGGAGCACCTGGACCGCCTGCGCCGGCTCCAGGATGACACCGGCGGCCTTCGCTGCTTCATCCCCCTGCCCTTCCTCACCAAAAACAATCCGCTGGGCGAGCGCCTGGGCCTCAAGGGGCCGGATGCGGCAGACATCCTGCGCACCGTCGCCCTGAGCCGGCTGATGCTGGACAACGTCCCGCACATCAAGGCCTACTGGGTCATGCTGGGAGTGAAGCTGGCCCAGGTGGCCCTGCACTGCGGTGCGGACGATCTGGACGGCAGCGTGGTGGAGGAACGCATCGGCCACGAGGCCGGCGCCGGCAGCCCCCAGGGCATGACCGTGCCCGAGATAGAAGCCTGCATCCGCGCCGTGGGCGGCACTCCCGTGCGCCGGGACGCCCTCTTCCGCCCCCTGGGCGCAGCAACCGCGGATACGGCATCCCGCGAGCCCGTCCCCTTCCACAGTCCGCTGGAGGAACCCGCCGCGGTCCTGGCCCTGACGGACCCCCTGACCCGTGCCGCGGCCGGCGAACGACTGGATCGGGCCACGCTCCTCACCCTGGGCTGCCAAGCCAGCCTGCAGACCCTGGGCCGGGCCGCCTTTTTGCGCCGCCAAGCCCTGCACCCCGAGGGCCGGGCCACCTATGTGGTGGATCGCAACATCAACACCACCAACATCTGCGAATGCGGCTGCGCCTTCTGCGCCTTTCACGTCAAGGCCGGCCAGCCCGGCGGGTACGTGCTCACCGTGGACGAGGTGGCGGCCAAGATCGAGGAACTCTTCGCCCTGGGCGGCCGGCAGGTGCTCATGCAGGGCGGGCACAATCCGGTCTGCGATCTGGCCTGGTACGAGGCGCTCTTCCGCGAACTCATGGCCCGCTTCCCGGATCTGCATCTGCATGCCCTGTCTGCGCCGGAAATTTTCGCCATGGCCGAGCGCGAGGGCCTGAGCGTGGCCCAGGCGCTCGCCCGACTCAAGGCGGCGGGACTCAAATCCATCCCCGGCGCAGGGGCGGAAATTCTGGTGGACGCCGTGCGCCAGCGCGTGAGCCCCAACAAGTGCAGCGCGGCCCAGTGGCTGGCCGTGATGGCCGAGGCCCACCGCCAAGGCCTGCTCAGCAGCGCCACCATGATGTTCGGGCATGTGGAGCAGCTGGAGGATCGCGTGGATCATCTGCTGGCCATCCGCACCCAGCAGGACGCCACCGGTGGCTTCATCGCCTTCATCCCCTGGACCTTCCAGCCCGGCGGCTCGCAGCTGTCGCGGGATCCGGCCGGCCCGGCGGTGTATCTGCGCACCCTGGCCCTTTCCCGTCTGGCCCTGGACAACGTGGCCAACCTCCAGGCCTCCTGGGTGACCATGGGGCCGCAGGTGGGG